In Panthera leo isolate Ple1 chromosome E3, P.leo_Ple1_pat1.1, whole genome shotgun sequence, a genomic segment contains:
- the SPN gene encoding leukosialin produces the protein MGMILLLLLFGGVWTQEMNTELVDITTTLGMPAPTRPSASLTPTFSEPPNFSVVTPGPATARVREESNGTGPQISPPSSASYTANEVFFLGASTTAGGDLHVPEPSVSGEVATKKSSNLETNAQSLEDFLELHIMTDGTTVTGSLETSDVTRGPSATMATGPPETSDVTWGPSVTMATGPPETSDVTRGPSATMATGPPETSDVTRGPSATMATGPPETSDVTWGPSVTMATGPPETSDVTWGPSATMTTGSPETSDVTWGPSAMATGPPETSDVARGPSATMATGSLKTSDVASVTPLTMSTGFLASPKGPSGFPTSSAKATPISTGTVSRHPSSVPKKNGTLLVAVLVALVVFTILVTLLLLWRRRQKRRTGALILSRGGKRNGVVDAWAGPAQVSDEEALTAAAGGSGGGKGPGVSEGDASGRQPTLTTFFDRRKSQPGSLELEELKARPPPVLNGEEEPLVGSKDEAVEAPASQGPEAGDVEAPQCL, from the coding sequence ATGGGAATgatcctgcttctcctcctctttggGGGCGTCTGGACCCAAGAGATGAACACAGAGCTTGTGGACATCACGACCACTTTGGGGATGCCTGCACCCACAAGACCCTCTGCTTCTTTGACCCCAACTTTCTCTGAGCCCCCAAACTTCAGCGTAGTGACCCCCGGTCCTGCAACAGCCAGGGTCCGCGAGGAGAGCAACGGCACCGGGCCCCAGATCTCCCCACCTTCTTCAGCTTCCTATACAGCCAATGAGGTGTTCTTTCTCGGGGCGTCCACTACTGCCGGTGGTGACCTCCATGTACCTGAGCCATCGGTCTCTGGGGAAGTTGCCACCAAGAAGTCATCAAACCTGGAAACTAATGCTCAATCACTAGAAGACTTTCTGGAACTTCACATTATGACTGATGGAACCACGGTAACTGGCTCTCTGGAGACCTCTGATGTCACCAGGGGGCCCTCCGCCACCATGGCGACTGGCCCTCCGGAGACCTCTGATGTCACCTGGGGACCCTCCGTCACCATGGCGACTGGCCCTCCGGAGACCTCTGATGTCACCAGGGGGCCCTCCGCCACCATGGCGACTGGCCCTCCGGAGACCTCTGATGTCACCAGGGGGCCCTCCGCCACCATGGCGACTGGCCCTCCGGAGACCTCTGATGTCACCTGGGGACCCTCCGTCACCATGGCGACTGGCCCTCCGGAGACCTCTGATGTCACCTGGGGACCCTCCGCCACCATGACGACTGGCTCTCCGGAGACCTCTGATGTCACCTGGGGACCCTCCGCCATGGCCACTGGCCCTCCGGAGACCTCTGATGTCGCCAGGGGACCCTCTGCCACCATGGCGACTGGCTCTCTGAAGACCTCTGATGTAGCCAGTGTAACCCCTCTCACCATGTCAACTGGCTTTCTGGCGAGCCCTAAGGGGCCCAGTGGCTTCCCCACCTCCTCGGCAAAAGCAACCCCCATTTCTACAGGCACAGTTAGTAGGCATCCCTCATCAGTTCCCAAGAAAAATGGCACCCTGCTGGTGGCTGTGCTTGTGGCCCTGGTGGTGTTCACAATCCTTGTGACCCTACTCCTGCTGTGGCGCCGGCGGCAGAAGAGGAGGACAGGGGCCCTGATACTAAGCAGGGGAGGAAAGCGCAACGGGGTAGTAGATGCCTGGGCTGGGCCGGCCCAGGTGTCTGACGAGGAGGCCCTGACAGCAGCAGCAGGCGGGTCTGGGGGCGGGAAGGGCCCCGGGGTCTCCGAGGGGGACGCGTCTGGCCGGCAGCCCACACTCACCACTTTCTTCGATAGACGCAAGTCGCAACCGGGCTCCTTGGAGCTGGAGGAGCTGAAGGCCAGGCCGCCCCCCGTCCTAAACGGGGAGGAGGAGCCGCTGGTGGGCAGCAAGGATGAGGCTGTGGAGGCCCCTGCTTCCCAGGGGCCAGAGGCCGGAGATGTGGAGGCCCCTCAGTGCTTGTGA